The Podospora pseudopauciseta strain CBS 411.78 chromosome 2 map unlocalized CBS411.78m_2, whole genome shotgun sequence genome has a window encoding:
- a CDS encoding uncharacterized protein (EggNog:ENOG503NWMU; COG:S), with product MCPEEKKDLVKRREVLEKLTAMNLLVAFAVALKHKLRFEPYTCYEDISSLISHLDTFAKVATEEDPKMRTGPSSARVSSRAWASTWGVVCRKQPTQVPRRLPSPPGQPPLEILSYLASFTDELALSGRLPVTMHQTMAYNNIMSLNDVQWARKECSPRRSPLPTRSPSPKSHGCTSCCLPARQGAGWITIPLQLPRRISSWAFCSSVAKSKTLLARTSNDLPLEAYAAQVAAEMDVIASRPVRPSYSG from the exons ATGTGCCcggaagagaagaaggacctgGTGAAGAGACGCGAAGTCCTGGAGAAACT TACCGCTATGAATCTTTTGGTGGCATTTGCTGTTGCCCTTAAGCACAAGCTGCGCTTCGAACCATACACGTGCTACGAGGACATCTCGAGTCTCATTTCGCACCTGGATACCTTTGCCAAGGTGGCCACCGAGGAGGACCCGAAAATGCGCACCGGACCTTCAAGCGCCCGAGTTTCTTCAAGAGCGTGGGCGAGTACCTGGGGTGTCGTTTGCAGAAAGCAACCCACGCAAGtcccaagaaggctgccgtCCCCCCCTGGGCAACCTCCCCTCGAGATTCTGTCGTACCTTGCCTCCTTCACCGACGAGCTCGCCCTCAGCGGCCGCCTGCCCGTCACCATGCACCAGACCATGGCCTACAACAACATCATGTCGCTCAACGACGTGCAATGGGCACGGAAAGAGTGCTCACCACGCCGCTCCCCATTGCCTACTCGATCGCCATCGCCCAAATCACATGGGTGTACATCCTGCTGCCTTCCAGCTCGTCAAGGTGCTGGGTGGATCACGATTCCGCTACAGTTGCCGCGGCGTATATCATCCTGGGCATTCTGTTCATCGGTCGCGAAATCGAAAACCCTTTTGGCCAGGACGTCCAACGACCTACCCCTCGAGGCCTATGCTGCTCAGGTGGCCGCCGAGATGGACGTGATCGCCAGCCGTCCCGTCCGCCCCAGCTACAGTGGATAG
- a CDS encoding uncharacterized protein (EggNog:ENOG503P1M9), with protein sequence MSRGPEECHLGPRQAFVLATLISTIAGTFITGINLYDRLVEQRRQRKRDKGQNKRIKGARGRLNTAEEERTKLKEEQGKQGQRKRAKGGGSASDSDADDDHDRDDDGARHLRRSLQHGGPSIQREYDRFYNTMGQKFARGDLVAQTQLQSQIIVLQSTVIKLLEEALLTGQPPDLSRLLREGSIRALQDQYQRFLQSAPIPRRGPRPGAPIRRTSSTPSLRGDEQVRLAGTIHLYESTPPAAADNLYHDDSRSGTNRKDPLFCPYAPVSTLVHVTCPACGTLLENPPRTEMRERGASILLANRKGGGYPETDRDWERRGRSSSRGSRYGDKDEKVDTKSFILTPRYACYLCLCHRDRDTLCKTEETLVCHVAGKHSIAEYRQDRDIKEMVRTLPYR encoded by the exons atgtcgaggggGCCTGAGGAATGCCATCTTGGTCCCAGG CAAGCATTTGTCCTCGCAACGCTCATCTCGACCATTGCAGGCACATTCATCACAGGCATCAACCTCTACGACCGCTTGGTCGAGCAGCGCCGGCAGAGGAAGCGGGACAAGGGCCAAAACAAACGAATCAAAGGAGCTCGAGGGCGTTTGAACAcggccgaggaagagaggaCGAAACTGAAGGAAGAGCAAGGCAAACAGGGTCAGAGAAAGAGAGCAAAGGGTGGCGGTTCCGCGTCTGATTCCGATGCGGATGATGACCACGACCgagacgatgatggcgccCGCCATCTTCGACGCTCTCTTCAGCACGGCGGCCCAAGTATCCAGCGAGAGTACGACCGCTTCTACAATACGATGGGACAAAAGTTTGCCCGGGGTGACC TGGTCGCTCAAACCCAGCTGCAGAGCCAAATCATAGTACTCCAAAGCACCGTCATCAAGCTCTTGGAGGAAGCCCTGCTTACTGGCCAACCGCCAGATCTGAGCAGGCT TTTGCGCGAGGGCAGCATTCGCGCCCTCCAAGATCAGTATCAGCGTTTCCTCCAGTCCGCCCCGATCCCCAGACGAGGGCCAAGGCCTGGAGCGCCCATCCGCCGTACGTCCTCCACGCCCTCTCTTCGAGGAGATGAGCAAGTGAGGCTGGCTGGGACCATCCACCTGTACGAAAGCACTCCTCCTGCAGCAGCCGACAATCTGTATCATGACGACAGCCGGAGCGGCACCAACAGAAAAGACCCTCTATTCTGCCCATATGCG CCAGTCTCCACACTGGTCCACGTCACCTGCCCGGCGTGTGGTACCCTGCTAGAGAATCCCCCGCGGACCgagatgagagagagaggggcgTCAATCCTCCTGGCGAATCGAAAAGGAGGTGGTTATCCGGAGACCGATCGGGACTGGGAACGTCGAGGAAGATCATCTTCACGTGGAAGTCGCTACGGCGACAAAGACGAAAAGGTCGATACTAAGTCCTTCATATTGACCCCGCG GTACGCCTGTTACCTATGCCTGTGTCATCGCGATCGAGACACATTGTGTAAAACCGAGGAGACATTGGTCTGCCATGTTGCCGGCAAGCACAGCATTGCCGAGTACAGGCAGGATCGAGACATCAAGGAGATGGTTCGCACGTTGCCCTATCGTTGA